Proteins encoded together in one Psychrobacter sanguinis window:
- a CDS encoding extracellular solute-binding protein produces MSDYPNTWIDDNIRLTTKKEVEMKSSFFFIKRASKKQTSFWATSLLAGVLIGLNPGAVAKPITVTAIGHNSEARYINAPYLPYANPMAPKGGTLSLSALGTFNSANPWMTTGLAMSGTDYMYDTLLTGSLNESFVMYPQLAEKVTYDPEDTSWIIYHINPKAKFWDGSPVTGNDVKATFDAYLNKGLMQVRSYLSGVDKVEVIDKYRVKFHFKSAENKEILLTVGQFPVFKQSSIEKDFEKLSLTPLMGSGPYQLYAVEQGRSVTYKRDPNYWGQQVMANKGRFNFDYIKYIYYGSDEIALEGFKVGQYHFRQESSARKWTTAYNFPAAKAGMIKKEAIVTKNPVPMQALVMNLRHKIFSDIRVRQAMTEAFDFELMNNTLFYNQYERLDSYFHGSELAATGTPNAEEYAVLKPLLPKLDPIQRQAAVANWHLPKSDGKGYNRQALLSARKKLLQAGFYYKDMALYQPDGHRAKFEILIADDKMTRVLLPYVRNLKKLGFDASIRQVDSPQYLERLRRFDYDMIIAGFPQSTSPGSEQSYMWGSQAAEEQGNQNYSGIKNEAIDAVISKLIKADNREEIVLYTKVLDRLLRAGYYMVPMYGSTSTRVVYWDKYRHNQTLPDNALGIDYWWVDKSADSIIAKYLK; encoded by the coding sequence ATGAGCGACTATCCCAATACTTGGATTGACGATAACATAAGATTGACGACAAAGAAGGAGGTCGAAATGAAGAGTAGCTTTTTTTTCATAAAACGAGCTTCTAAAAAACAGACCTCTTTTTGGGCCACAAGCCTGCTGGCGGGTGTGCTAATTGGTTTAAATCCAGGTGCTGTGGCAAAGCCCATTACAGTTACTGCAATCGGTCACAATAGTGAGGCGCGTTATATTAATGCGCCTTACTTACCTTATGCCAATCCTATGGCACCCAAAGGCGGTACATTATCGCTATCGGCACTGGGTACATTTAACAGTGCCAATCCATGGATGACCACCGGTCTCGCCATGAGTGGTACTGACTATATGTATGATACTTTGTTAACCGGCTCTTTAAATGAGTCATTTGTCATGTATCCACAGCTGGCGGAAAAAGTCACTTATGATCCCGAGGATACCAGCTGGATTATTTATCATATCAATCCCAAAGCAAAGTTCTGGGACGGAAGTCCAGTTACCGGTAATGATGTAAAAGCGACTTTTGATGCCTATTTAAATAAAGGGCTGATGCAGGTTCGTAGTTATCTGTCTGGCGTAGATAAAGTGGAAGTTATTGACAAATACAGAGTCAAATTTCACTTTAAATCTGCAGAAAATAAAGAGATTTTGTTAACGGTAGGGCAGTTCCCTGTTTTTAAACAGTCTTCTATAGAAAAAGATTTTGAAAAATTAAGTCTGACACCTTTGATGGGCAGTGGCCCTTATCAGCTTTATGCTGTCGAGCAGGGACGCAGTGTGACTTATAAGCGTGACCCTAATTACTGGGGCCAGCAAGTTATGGCTAATAAGGGTCGCTTCAATTTTGACTATATTAAATACATTTACTACGGCAGTGATGAAATTGCTTTAGAGGGGTTTAAAGTCGGTCAGTATCATTTTCGACAAGAAAGCTCGGCTCGAAAATGGACCACCGCTTATAATTTTCCCGCTGCCAAAGCTGGGATGATTAAAAAAGAAGCCATTGTGACTAAAAATCCTGTGCCTATGCAGGCCTTGGTCATGAATTTGCGCCATAAGATTTTCTCAGACATCCGGGTGCGTCAAGCAATGACTGAAGCCTTTGACTTTGAGCTGATGAATAACACTTTGTTTTATAATCAATACGAGCGATTAGACAGTTATTTTCATGGCTCAGAGCTTGCTGCTACAGGAACCCCTAATGCAGAAGAGTATGCAGTATTAAAGCCGTTATTACCAAAGCTTGACCCTATTCAAAGACAAGCGGCAGTGGCGAATTGGCATCTTCCTAAGTCAGATGGTAAGGGGTATAACCGTCAAGCCTTACTCAGTGCCAGAAAAAAACTCCTACAAGCGGGATTTTATTACAAAGATATGGCGTTATATCAGCCAGATGGTCATCGGGCCAAGTTTGAAATCTTGATAGCCGATGACAAAATGACTCGGGTGCTGTTACCGTATGTGCGTAATTTAAAAAAATTAGGCTTTGATGCTTCAATTAGACAAGTAGATAGCCCGCAATATTTAGAGCGTCTAAGACGATTTGACTACGACATGATCATTGCGGGGTTTCCGCAAAGTACGTCGCCCGGCTCTGAACAAAGTTATATGTGGGGCAGTCAGGCGGCAGAGGAACAAGGCAACCAGAACTATAGTGGCATAAAAAATGAAGCCATTGATGCCGTCATTTCCAAGCTGATTAAAGCGGACAATAGAGAAGAGATTGTGCTTTATACTAAGGTATTAGATCGCCTATTAAGGGCGGGGTATTACATGGTACCGATGTATGGTTCTACCAGTACTCGCGTAGTTTACTGGGACAAGTATCGTCACAATCAAACGTTACCTGATAATGCGCTGGGTATTGATTATTGGTGGGTAGACAAGTCTGCTGACTCCATTATTGCCAAATACTTAAAATAA
- the serC gene encoding 3-phosphoserine/phosphohydroxythreonine transaminase: protein MNQETAAANLKTDAPLHRLHNFCAGPASLPTEVLLKAQAEMLDWQGKGVSIMEMSHRSSDYIKVAEAAESSLRRLMQIPDNYKVLFLQGGATFQFSAIPLNLLANETNNGKADYLTTGAWSGKAIKEAKRYADLGLGEVNEVATSKASGFTTVPEQSEWQLTEGAEYFHYCANETIHGVQIFQPPEVDAPLIADMSSCILSEPIDVSKFGMIYAGAQKNIGPAGLVIVIIREDLIGKASAWCPALLDYANQAAKESMLNTPATYSWYLAGLVFEWLEQRGGLEVIAKTNRQKAELLYKTIDESDFYSNKVDVNYRSIMNVPFTLKDSSLDGQFLAEAEQAGLLNLKGHRDVGGMRASIYNAVSLESVQALCDFMNEFASKHA from the coding sequence ATGAATCAAGAAACTGCAGCCGCTAATTTAAAAACCGACGCTCCTTTACATCGTTTGCATAATTTTTGTGCCGGACCGGCTTCTTTACCCACTGAGGTCTTGTTAAAAGCACAAGCTGAAATGCTAGACTGGCAAGGTAAAGGCGTCTCTATCATGGAGATGAGCCACCGCAGTTCAGACTATATCAAAGTAGCGGAAGCCGCTGAAAGTAGCTTGCGACGTCTAATGCAAATCCCTGACAATTATAAAGTGCTTTTTTTACAGGGTGGGGCAACGTTTCAATTTTCTGCCATTCCCCTAAACTTATTAGCCAATGAAACCAATAACGGTAAAGCTGATTATTTAACCACAGGCGCTTGGTCAGGAAAAGCCATTAAAGAAGCCAAACGCTATGCGGACTTAGGCTTAGGTGAGGTTAATGAAGTGGCAACTAGTAAAGCGTCAGGCTTTACTACTGTCCCTGAGCAAAGTGAGTGGCAACTAACAGAAGGCGCTGAGTATTTCCATTATTGTGCCAACGAAACCATCCATGGGGTGCAGATTTTTCAGCCACCTGAAGTAGACGCTCCACTCATAGCTGACATGTCTTCTTGCATCTTGTCTGAGCCTATTGATGTGTCTAAGTTTGGTATGATTTATGCTGGAGCACAGAAGAATATTGGTCCAGCCGGTCTAGTTATCGTTATTATCCGTGAAGATCTGATTGGTAAAGCCAGTGCTTGGTGTCCCGCGTTACTAGACTATGCCAATCAGGCGGCTAAAGAGTCTATGTTGAATACGCCAGCAACTTATTCATGGTATTTAGCGGGTCTAGTATTTGAATGGCTAGAGCAGCGAGGTGGTCTAGAAGTTATTGCAAAAACAAACCGTCAAAAAGCTGAATTGTTATACAAAACAATTGATGAAAGCGATTTTTACAGCAACAAAGTCGACGTTAACTACCGCTCAATCATGAACGTGCCGTTTACTTTGAAAGACAGCAGTCTAGATGGTCAGTTTTTAGCCGAGGCTGAACAAGCCGGTCTATTAAATCTAAAAGGTCACCGTGATGTGGGCGGTATGCGAGCTAGCATTTATAATGCGGTTAGCCTAGAGTCAGTTCAGGCTTTGTGCGACTTTATGAATGAGTTTGCGAGCAAACACGCTTAA
- a CDS encoding MetQ/NlpA family ABC transporter substrate-binding protein: MKIVEIRKQILAAAAVAGISGLVLVGCNNSANEETAKADSNAAATEEKKTIVIGTTEGDFADMVRDQVKGELEAKGYTVKLTTFTDYVRPNLALAEGDLDINIFQHKPYLDTFKAENNLDLVEVFQVPTAPLGVYSGKKKTLEEAYNGMKVSAPNDPSNFARALVMMNDLGWITLKDNVDPLTASKSDIATNPMNIDIVELEAAQLPRARDEVDFAIINGNYATDSGIKLTEALYQEASFAYVNWSAVKTADKDAKWVKDVTDAYNSDSFKAYAHKSFPGYKYPKIWGEEQGAAADTAAK, encoded by the coding sequence ATGAAGATAGTTGAAATTCGTAAACAGATTCTAGCAGCTGCTGCGGTAGCGGGTATTTCAGGTCTTGTGTTAGTAGGCTGTAATAACAGTGCTAATGAAGAGACGGCTAAAGCGGATAGCAATGCAGCGGCTACTGAAGAGAAGAAAACCATTGTTATCGGTACTACTGAAGGTGATTTCGCCGATATGGTACGTGACCAAGTAAAGGGTGAGCTTGAAGCGAAAGGCTATACGGTTAAGCTAACTACTTTTACTGACTATGTTCGTCCTAACTTAGCATTGGCGGAAGGTGATTTGGATATCAACATTTTCCAACACAAGCCTTACTTAGACACCTTTAAAGCTGAGAATAACTTAGATCTAGTCGAAGTTTTCCAAGTGCCAACAGCGCCGTTAGGTGTTTATAGTGGTAAGAAAAAGACTTTAGAAGAAGCTTATAATGGCATGAAGGTTTCTGCACCAAATGATCCAAGTAACTTTGCACGTGCCTTAGTTATGATGAATGATCTAGGTTGGATTACCTTGAAAGACAATGTTGACCCATTAACGGCTTCTAAGTCTGATATCGCTACTAACCCAATGAATATTGATATCGTTGAGCTTGAAGCGGCTCAGTTGCCACGTGCTCGTGATGAAGTAGATTTTGCGATTATCAATGGTAACTATGCCACCGATTCTGGTATCAAGTTAACAGAAGCATTATACCAAGAAGCAAGCTTTGCTTACGTGAACTGGTCAGCAGTTAAAACCGCAGATAAAGATGCTAAATGGGTTAAAGATGTAACAGATGCTTATAACTCAGACAGCTTTAAAGCGTATGCGCATAAATCTTTCCCAGGCTACAAATATCCTAAAATTTGGGGTGAAGAGCAAGGCGCTGCAGCAGATACCGCTGCTAAGTAA
- a CDS encoding methionine ABC transporter permease: MLAMSYNDATARLWELRSEIWQATIDTFVMMGISTVAAIIIGGLFGIFLFLSSDKQLLQNKPLYALLGGITNFMRAFPFVILMIAMSPFTKTLIGTSIGPVAASLVLALAGSFYFARLVEQNLREVPRGIVEATESMGASPFTIIKVLLTEARSGLVLSVTILCISLLSYSAAAGMIGGGGLGDLAIRYGYYRYQTEVMIFIVIMLSIMVVGIQGIGNLLAAKLDKR; this comes from the coding sequence ATGCTAGCAATGAGTTATAACGATGCCACGGCCCGCCTATGGGAACTTCGTAGTGAAATTTGGCAAGCGACAATTGATACGTTTGTGATGATGGGTATCTCTACCGTTGCCGCTATTATTATTGGCGGTTTGTTCGGGATTTTCTTATTTTTGTCCAGTGACAAACAGTTATTACAAAACAAGCCTCTGTATGCCTTATTAGGCGGCATAACCAACTTTATGCGGGCATTCCCTTTTGTTATTTTGATGATTGCGATGAGTCCGTTTACCAAAACTTTGATTGGTACCAGTATTGGACCGGTAGCGGCGTCATTGGTATTGGCATTGGCAGGCTCGTTTTATTTCGCACGCTTGGTAGAGCAAAATTTACGAGAAGTGCCACGCGGTATCGTGGAAGCCACTGAATCAATGGGTGCCAGCCCATTTACCATTATCAAGGTATTATTAACTGAAGCCCGTTCAGGTTTGGTGTTGTCAGTAACCATCTTGTGTATTAGCTTGCTCTCGTATTCAGCTGCGGCCGGTATGATTGGCGGTGGTGGTCTGGGTGACTTGGCCATTCGTTACGGCTATTACCGTTATCAGACAGAAGTCATGATCTTTATCGTGATCATGCTATCTATCATGGTCGTAGGCATTCAAGGCATTGGTAATTTACTCGCTGCCAAATTGGACAAGCGCTAA
- a CDS encoding methionine ABC transporter ATP-binding protein produces the protein MSDMIVLDQVYKKFQTQKDGKTHWFTAVEPISLTVKQGEIFGLMGYSGAGKSTLLRLMNLLERPDGGTVTIDGEVLTDLNPKQLRVARHNVGMIFQQFNLMSNRTVFENVAFNLKVSGYAKGNIYERVMECLEIVNLTDRANHYPAQLSGGQKQRVGIARAIAPNPKVLLADEPTSALDPSTTRALLSTLKEVNEKLGVTIVIVTHEMSVIRRICNRAALLHQGHLLEVADIIDGQIIAKTEVGRGLVQED, from the coding sequence ATGAGCGATATGATTGTTCTAGATCAAGTATACAAAAAATTCCAGACTCAAAAGGATGGTAAAACCCATTGGTTTACTGCTGTCGAGCCTATTTCATTGACCGTTAAACAAGGAGAAATCTTTGGCTTAATGGGATACTCAGGTGCAGGTAAATCCACCTTGTTGCGTTTAATGAATTTACTTGAGCGCCCTGATGGGGGAACCGTGACAATTGATGGCGAGGTTTTGACAGATTTAAACCCAAAACAGCTCCGAGTCGCGCGTCACAATGTGGGTATGATCTTTCAGCAGTTTAATTTAATGTCTAACAGAACTGTTTTTGAAAACGTCGCTTTCAATTTAAAAGTATCAGGTTACGCCAAAGGTAATATTTATGAGCGGGTCATGGAGTGTCTGGAGATCGTCAATCTGACTGACAGAGCCAATCATTATCCCGCACAGTTATCAGGTGGCCAAAAGCAGCGTGTTGGTATTGCTCGCGCCATTGCGCCAAACCCAAAAGTGTTGCTAGCAGATGAGCCTACCAGTGCCCTAGACCCGTCAACCACACGAGCTTTATTGAGCACCTTAAAAGAAGTGAATGAAAAATTAGGAGTGACCATCGTTATAGTGACGCACGAAATGAGTGTTATTCGCCGTATTTGTAATCGTGCCGCTTTATTACATCAAGGTCATCTGTTAGAGGTCGCTGATATAATTGACGGTCAAATTATCGCCAAAACTGAAGTTGGCCGCGGCTTGGTTCAAGAGGATTAA
- a CDS encoding DUF2905 domain-containing protein, giving the protein MSKILIMLGVVLVVLGVIWTVFPSAFSWFGKLPGDIRYESGNTRVYFPIVTMIVVSVVLSILLNLFRR; this is encoded by the coding sequence ATGTCAAAGATTTTAATTATGTTAGGGGTGGTGTTGGTCGTTCTAGGGGTAATATGGACTGTTTTTCCAAGTGCTTTTTCTTGGTTTGGTAAATTACCCGGCGATATTCGCTATGAATCTGGGAACACACGTGTCTATTTTCCTATTGTTACTATGATAGTAGTGAGTGTGGTACTGAGCATCCTGTTAAATTTATTCAGACGTTGA
- the purD gene encoding phosphoribosylamine--glycine ligase, producing the protein MNILIIGSGGREHALAWQCAKDTDVQTVYVANGNAGTNLEPKCENIDLDTTDHEAVIAFCGQNKVELIVVGPEAPLVAGLVDDCRKANIATWGPTQYCAQLEGSKTFAKEFMQANNIPTAKYEAFTDIKAAKAYVSENGAPIVVKADGLAAGKGVIVAETIAQAHTAIEDMLGDNKFGDAGSRVVIEQFLQGEEASFICMIDGDNILPMATSQDHKRVGEGDTGPNTGGMGAYSPAPVVTDEVHQKVIDQVIQPVVTAMKEAGHPYTGFLYAGLMIDEKNDPYVIEFNCRFGDPETQPILMRLKSSLVKLIEQGISGNLPKTAEWDERAALGIVLASKGYPESSSKGDVITGLPALGGDETTKVFHAGTKTDGEHVVTDGGRVLCVTALGETIADAQQEALKVTASIQFDGAHYRRDIGYRALNRG; encoded by the coding sequence ATGAATATTTTAATTATTGGATCAGGTGGTCGTGAGCATGCATTGGCTTGGCAATGTGCTAAAGATACAGATGTGCAAACCGTGTATGTTGCTAACGGCAACGCTGGCACTAATCTTGAACCAAAATGTGAAAATATTGACCTTGATACCACTGACCATGAAGCGGTAATTGCTTTTTGTGGTCAAAATAAGGTGGAGCTTATTGTTGTAGGTCCTGAGGCACCGCTAGTAGCAGGTTTAGTTGATGACTGCCGAAAAGCAAATATCGCAACTTGGGGTCCCACTCAATACTGTGCTCAGCTTGAAGGCTCTAAGACCTTTGCTAAAGAATTCATGCAAGCCAACAATATCCCTACCGCAAAATATGAAGCTTTCACTGACATAAAAGCAGCCAAAGCGTATGTCAGCGAGAATGGTGCGCCTATCGTGGTTAAAGCAGATGGTCTTGCTGCCGGTAAAGGCGTCATTGTAGCTGAGACTATTGCACAAGCTCACACTGCTATTGAAGATATGCTTGGTGATAATAAGTTTGGTGATGCAGGAAGCCGTGTTGTTATTGAGCAATTCTTACAAGGTGAAGAAGCCAGCTTTATTTGTATGATTGATGGCGACAATATCTTACCAATGGCCACCAGCCAAGACCACAAACGCGTTGGTGAAGGTGACACTGGCCCTAACACCGGCGGCATGGGCGCTTACTCGCCAGCACCAGTGGTTACGGATGAGGTACATCAAAAAGTAATCGACCAAGTTATCCAACCTGTGGTGACAGCGATGAAAGAAGCCGGACATCCTTATACTGGATTTTTATATGCTGGCCTAATGATTGATGAGAAAAACGATCCGTATGTTATCGAGTTTAATTGTCGTTTTGGTGACCCAGAAACTCAGCCTATTTTAATGCGTCTAAAAAGCTCACTGGTAAAACTTATCGAGCAAGGTATCTCTGGTAATTTGCCGAAAACTGCTGAGTGGGATGAACGTGCTGCGCTAGGCATTGTATTGGCATCAAAAGGCTATCCTGAAAGCTCCTCTAAAGGTGATGTGATTACAGGCCTACCTGCTCTAGGCGGTGATGAAACCACCAAAGTATTCCATGCCGGCACCAAAACCGATGGCGAGCATGTGGTTACAGATGGCGGCCGTGTTCTTTGTGTGACCGCCTTAGGCGAGACCATTGCCGATGCACAGCAGGAAGCTTTAAAAGTAACCGCTTCTATCCAGTTTGACGGTGCTCACTATCGCCGTGATATCGGTTACCGCGCGCTCAACCGTGGCTAA
- a CDS encoding ABC1 kinase family protein — protein sequence MSNSSSSTPPQTDLPQSRLNNEMSELKTSRLDRRLSMAKTSLNLGRRWAGNSFSGLFLSKEEKASRNQEFMKEQAAYLADELGKLKGSVVKIGQMLALYGEHFLHPEITEALHRLNDSTASLSWPVVERALRDQLGSRLDDLEVSTTPIGTASLAQVHRATIKATGQQVVLKVQYPGVADAIDSDLSLFKHLLKVTNAVPQTKALDEWFNEISDLLKVEVDYVAEAQTTMRFYERLKQDERYVVPEVIEAYCTDRLLCLSFEEGVPVTNADLKSLPQNRRDALGKAAIDIMLNEIFVWGEMQTDPNFGNYLIRSEPVDKPDGKDKLILLDFGAMRQFDDELLKIARNLMLAGFNYDKQQMMNAMQGYEFFDTMSPEVKANMADVFLLATEPFRDPNLPQNKASGLIDDQGFYHWANSNLHKRLMESSGSAMQSREFSLPPKEFMFISRKFIGAYTFLTVLNARTNTYDTISQFVPINVTAAHA from the coding sequence ATGTCAAATTCATCTTCATCAACACCGCCACAAACAGACTTACCTCAAAGCCGTTTAAATAATGAGATGAGTGAGCTTAAAACCTCTCGTCTAGACCGTCGTCTGTCTATGGCCAAAACTTCTTTAAACTTAGGAAGACGTTGGGCAGGTAATAGCTTTAGTGGTTTGTTTTTAAGTAAAGAAGAAAAAGCTTCTCGCAATCAGGAGTTTATGAAGGAACAAGCTGCTTATTTGGCAGATGAACTTGGAAAACTTAAAGGTTCTGTGGTCAAAATAGGTCAGATGCTCGCGTTATACGGAGAGCACTTTTTACATCCAGAGATTACCGAAGCCTTGCACCGTTTAAACGACAGCACAGCTAGTTTGTCTTGGCCGGTAGTAGAAAGAGCACTGCGTGATCAATTGGGTAGTCGTCTAGATGATTTAGAAGTCTCTACCACACCAATTGGCACCGCCTCTTTGGCTCAAGTGCACCGCGCCACTATCAAAGCCACAGGTCAGCAAGTGGTATTGAAAGTACAGTATCCTGGTGTAGCAGATGCGATAGACTCTGACTTAAGTTTGTTCAAACACCTGTTAAAGGTTACCAATGCCGTCCCCCAGACCAAAGCACTCGATGAATGGTTTAATGAGATTAGCGACTTACTAAAAGTAGAAGTTGATTATGTGGCAGAAGCACAGACCACAATGCGGTTTTACGAGCGTCTTAAGCAAGATGAGCGCTATGTGGTACCTGAAGTTATTGAAGCCTATTGTACTGACAGATTATTGTGCTTGAGCTTTGAAGAAGGGGTGCCTGTTACCAATGCTGATCTGAAGTCTCTGCCACAAAATCGCCGTGATGCCTTGGGTAAAGCTGCGATAGATATCATGTTAAATGAGATTTTTGTTTGGGGCGAAATGCAGACCGATCCCAATTTTGGTAATTACTTAATTCGCTCAGAGCCAGTGGATAAGCCTGATGGTAAAGATAAACTCATACTATTAGACTTTGGTGCCATGCGTCAGTTCGATGATGAGCTGCTAAAGATAGCGCGTAATCTTATGCTGGCAGGCTTTAATTATGACAAGCAGCAAATGATGAATGCCATGCAGGGCTATGAGTTCTTTGACACAATGAGTCCTGAAGTAAAAGCAAATATGGCTGATGTATTTCTACTGGCAACAGAACCTTTTAGAGATCCTAATTTACCTCAAAATAAAGCCAGCGGTTTAATTGATGATCAAGGATTTTATCATTGGGCTAATAGCAATTTACATAAGCGACTAATGGAAAGCTCAGGCAGTGCCATGCAGTCCCGCGAGTTTAGTTTGCCTCCCAAAGAATTTATGTTTATTAGCCGTAAATTTATTGGCGCTTATACCTTCTTAACGGTATTAAATGCAAGAACCAATACTTACGACACCATTAGTCAGTTTGTGCCCATTAATGTAACTGCAGCACACGCTTAG
- a CDS encoding class I SAM-dependent methyltransferase, translating to MPVSNVSSLLSDQKVSHHKKRCFKPERLTAPRDFSIPSFVANIIEDRSKEHNQGNEQADTESVRPLIVEIGAGKGMHACLYAKKNPDHDLIAIERTQNKFTAFSSLVKSVNEEVVSLDNLLAVHADAIPYCVHALPAQSVDVFYLLYPNPEPKNPNQQWFNMPFFEFLLSRLKPNGKVVLASNIEEYVDNAYNQAINTWCLSTERSKVPIESKRTHFEIKYLARGETCWELQMVKPEGYCTRFDNWNSSALEGKLNDREQD from the coding sequence ATGCCAGTATCAAATGTTAGCTCTTTATTATCCGATCAGAAAGTAAGCCATCATAAAAAAAGATGTTTTAAACCTGAAAGACTGACAGCGCCTAGAGATTTCTCGATCCCGTCATTTGTTGCCAATATCATCGAAGATAGAAGTAAAGAGCATAATCAAGGTAATGAACAAGCTGACACAGAAAGCGTTCGTCCGTTGATTGTAGAGATTGGGGCGGGGAAGGGAATGCATGCTTGTTTGTATGCCAAAAAAAATCCTGACCATGACTTAATCGCTATTGAAAGGACTCAGAATAAATTTACTGCCTTTAGCAGTTTGGTTAAGTCTGTCAATGAGGAAGTGGTCAGTCTAGACAATCTTTTGGCAGTGCATGCTGATGCCATTCCCTATTGCGTACATGCTTTACCAGCACAAAGTGTCGATGTTTTCTATTTACTATACCCCAATCCTGAACCCAAGAATCCAAATCAACAATGGTTCAATATGCCATTTTTTGAATTTCTATTGTCACGATTAAAACCTAACGGTAAGGTTGTCTTAGCCAGTAACATCGAAGAGTATGTGGATAACGCTTACAATCAAGCGATTAATACTTGGTGTTTATCTACCGAAAGAAGTAAAGTGCCGATAGAGAGCAAGCGCACTCACTTTGAAATCAAGTATTTGGCACGTGGTGAAACCTGTTGGGAATTACAAATGGTTAAGCCTGAAGGATACTGCACCCGATTTGATAACTGGAATTCTTCAGCGCTTGAAGGTAAGCTAAATGACCGTGAACAGGATTGA
- a CDS encoding DNA gyrase inhibitor YacG, with product MTKPTAMSKAISTQKTYPCPNCQKPTVWQDNPYKPFCSDRCKLIDLGAWANEEYRVAAEDSPFSDDFNQ from the coding sequence ATGACCAAACCTACTGCTATGTCTAAAGCAATATCTACTCAGAAAACTTATCCCTGCCCCAATTGTCAAAAACCGACGGTATGGCAAGACAACCCTTATAAGCCATTTTGTAGTGATCGCTGCAAATTGATTGATTTGGGGGCTTGGGCAAATGAAGAGTATCGAGTAGCCGCTGAGGACTCCCCCTTTTCAGATGATTTCAATCAGTAA
- a CDS encoding aspartate aminotransferase family protein — MSASHSYIMPTYSPQPISFTRGEGSWLYTADNTPYLDALTGIAVCGLGHCHPKVTQAIQEQAATLVHTSNLFQIEWQEKAAEALCTAAGMDSVFFANSGAEANEAALKMARLYGHQKGYKKPKVIVMEKSFHGRTLLTVTATANPKAREGFFTLDSDFIRVPFGDIEAIRQAAQDNEEVTAVLLEPIQGEGGLNTAKDGFAYLEQVQALCDEQDWLFMIDEVQTGNGRTGKYFAFQHSNAKPDVVSTAKGLGNGFPIGACMVRGRARDLFQVGSHGSTYGGTPLGSRVVHTVYDVLSNTDIMQNAVTEGNYIQQTLSEELKELGVTTRGHGMMIGVVLPEGTDCSSFVDQARDTEQLILNITGGHVIRLLPPLNMKRDESDQLIERLSRLIKATLN, encoded by the coding sequence ATGTCAGCTTCTCACTCCTATATTATGCCTACCTACAGTCCTCAACCTATAAGCTTTACCCGAGGAGAAGGCAGCTGGCTTTATACCGCTGACAATACCCCTTATTTGGATGCTCTAACGGGTATCGCTGTCTGCGGTTTAGGTCATTGCCACCCCAAAGTGACCCAAGCCATTCAAGAACAAGCCGCTACCTTGGTACATACCAGTAACTTATTTCAGATTGAATGGCAAGAGAAAGCGGCTGAAGCGCTTTGCACGGCCGCTGGCATGGACAGCGTGTTTTTTGCCAATAGCGGGGCGGAGGCTAATGAAGCAGCTTTGAAAATGGCCCGTCTTTATGGTCACCAAAAAGGCTATAAAAAACCCAAAGTTATCGTTATGGAAAAATCATTCCATGGCCGTACTTTATTGACGGTAACAGCCACAGCTAATCCAAAGGCTCGTGAAGGTTTCTTCACCTTAGATTCAGATTTTATTCGTGTGCCATTTGGTGATATCGAAGCTATAAGACAAGCTGCTCAAGACAATGAGGAAGTTACCGCTGTCTTATTAGAGCCTATTCAAGGTGAAGGTGGATTAAATACCGCAAAAGATGGGTTTGCTTATCTAGAGCAAGTACAAGCCTTGTGTGATGAGCAAGATTGGTTGTTTATGATTGATGAAGTACAGACAGGTAATGGTCGTACCGGCAAATACTTTGCTTTCCAGCACAGCAACGCCAAACCAGATGTGGTATCTACAGCCAAAGGCTTAGGCAATGGCTTCCCTATTGGTGCCTGTATGGTTCGAGGCCGTGCCCGTGATTTATTCCAAGTAGGTAGTCATGGCTCTACGTATGGTGGAACACCTTTGGGCAGCCGTGTGGTACATACTGTTTATGATGTGTTATCGAATACTGATATTATGCAAAATGCCGTTACCGAAGGCAATTATATACAGCAAACATTAAGTGAAGAGTTAAAAGAGCTTGGGGTAACCACTCGGGGGCACGGTATGATGATTGGTGTGGTTTTACCTGAAGGTACAGACTGTAGCTCATTTGTTGACCAAGCCCGTGACACTGAGCAGCTGATATTGAATATCACTGGCGGTCACGTTATTCGTCTACTTCCGCCGTTGAATATGAAGCGTGATGAAAGCGATCAGCTCATTGAAAGACTGAGCCGCTTGATCAAAGCCACATTAAATTAA